The following coding sequences are from one Paenibacillus stellifer window:
- a CDS encoding maltose ABC transporter substrate-binding protein produces the protein MKGGFAMNKNFRKMLSLLCGMVLVITTSAGCSAGNSSSSNGDQQAEQQEAANNGTDAAQEEELNPEPGAKLIVWDGNDGISFLNEIAKEFSKKYNIPVEVQEQGAPEQMQKMKTDGPAGLAADVLVLPHDNLSEAVAGGFVLPNDFFEEETRAEFNETAVNAVTKDGILYGYPRNMETYALFYNKDLVTENDLSSWDNIISFSKTYNDPSKKKYGFMMQLNNFYYAYPFISGYKGYIFGDDNTNPDDIGLNNEGSIEGMKYFQAMREILPMEAADATTDVKTGLFQEGKLAINMDGVWNIGNFSDLSFEVGMVPLPEFPNGEQPDTFAGIKAYYVSAYSKYPNAAKLFARYVTSKEALLKNFEMTGFIPARKGMENEPGIKDNEMVSGAIKQFEHSVAMPSIFEMQQVWAPMANALELIWKGEDVKTTLDRAVENMKQGIKTLNK, from the coding sequence TTGAAGGGTGGTTTTGCAATGAATAAGAACTTTAGAAAAATGCTGTCCCTACTGTGCGGAATGGTCTTGGTGATTACAACCTCGGCGGGATGCTCGGCAGGAAATTCATCGTCTTCGAACGGTGATCAGCAGGCTGAGCAGCAAGAGGCTGCCAACAATGGAACGGATGCTGCTCAAGAAGAGGAATTGAATCCTGAGCCGGGCGCCAAGCTGATTGTATGGGATGGTAACGATGGAATTTCTTTTCTGAACGAAATCGCCAAAGAATTTTCCAAGAAGTACAACATTCCGGTAGAGGTTCAAGAGCAGGGTGCACCAGAGCAAATGCAAAAAATGAAAACCGATGGACCTGCCGGATTGGCAGCAGACGTGCTCGTTTTGCCGCATGACAACTTGAGTGAAGCTGTTGCAGGCGGATTTGTACTTCCAAACGATTTCTTTGAAGAAGAGACACGGGCGGAGTTTAATGAAACAGCGGTTAATGCGGTTACTAAGGACGGTATTTTGTATGGCTATCCGCGAAATATGGAAACGTACGCTCTTTTTTATAACAAGGATCTCGTTACGGAAAATGATCTGAGCAGCTGGGACAATATCATTAGTTTCTCCAAAACGTACAATGATCCAAGCAAAAAGAAATACGGCTTTATGATGCAGCTTAACAACTTCTATTATGCTTATCCGTTTATCTCCGGCTATAAAGGCTATATTTTTGGCGACGACAACACAAATCCTGATGATATCGGGCTTAACAATGAAGGATCGATTGAAGGGATGAAATACTTCCAGGCGATGCGTGAAATTTTGCCAATGGAGGCTGCTGACGCAACAACTGACGTAAAAACAGGACTGTTTCAGGAGGGCAAGCTCGCGATCAATATGGATGGCGTATGGAATATCGGCAATTTCTCCGACCTTTCATTTGAAGTAGGCATGGTTCCTTTGCCGGAGTTTCCAAACGGGGAACAACCGGATACGTTTGCCGGGATAAAGGCTTATTATGTGAGTGCTTACAGCAAGTATCCGAATGCCGCCAAATTGTTTGCGAGATACGTAACCTCGAAGGAAGCGCTGCTGAAAAACTTTGAAATGACCGGATTTATCCCTGCCCGTAAAGGCATGGAGAATGAACCGGGCATTAAAGATAACGAAATGGTGAGCGGAGCGATCAAGCAGTTCGAGCATTCCGTTGCCATGCCTTCCATATTTGAAATGCAGCAGGTATGGGCGCCTATGGCTAATGCACTTGAGTTGATCTGGAAAGGCGAAGACGTCAAGACAACGCTCGATCGTGCGGTTGAAAATATGAAGCAGGGCATAAAGACATTAAACAAGTAG
- the aspS gene encoding aspartate--tRNA ligase: MQRTHNCGQLTPEHIGQTVTLNGWVQTRRDLGGVLFIDLRDRSGIVQVVFNPAYSGEALQTADKVRSEYVIAVKGEVVKRDPETVNPNLPTGEIEVRITEIDVLNAAKTPPFFIEDGVEVDESLRLKYRYLDLRRPEMHKTLLLRSKAAKIFRDFLDGEGFLDIETPILTKSSPEGARDYLVPSRVHEGEFFALPQSPQIYKQLLMVGGVERYYQIARCFRDEDLRADRQPEFTQVDIETSFLSQEDLLSMMERLMQRLFRETVGVELALPFQRLTYAEAMGKYGSDKPDLRFGLELIEMNDIVAGSGVKVFASVIEKGGEVKCLNAKGCGTWTRKEIDDLGPFAARYGAKGLAWIQVKEGEFRGPIVKFFTEEEIAKVKERTGAEEGDLLLFSADTKKIVADVLGALRLRIGRQLGLIDDSVYKFAWVTDFPLLGYDEDQKRYVAEHHPFTRPREEDIALFDTDPGAIRAQAYDIVLNGYEVGGGSMRIYKRDVQEKMFNAIGLSPEEAQDKFGYLLDAFEYGTPPHGGIAFGFDRLVMLLAGRSNLRETIAFPKTASATDLLMNAPSEVETSQLEQLHIKVARKPVEAK; encoded by the coding sequence ATGCAAAGAACTCACAACTGCGGTCAGCTGACCCCCGAACACATCGGACAGACGGTTACATTGAACGGCTGGGTGCAGACCCGCCGTGACCTTGGGGGCGTACTGTTCATCGATCTCCGCGACCGCAGCGGCATCGTGCAGGTTGTCTTCAACCCGGCATACTCGGGCGAAGCGCTGCAGACAGCCGACAAGGTGCGCAGCGAATATGTAATCGCCGTGAAGGGCGAAGTCGTCAAGCGCGACCCGGAGACCGTTAACCCGAACCTGCCGACCGGCGAAATCGAAGTCCGCATTACGGAAATCGACGTGCTGAACGCGGCCAAGACGCCTCCTTTCTTCATCGAAGACGGTGTGGAAGTGGACGAGTCTCTCCGCCTGAAATACCGTTATCTTGACCTGCGCCGTCCGGAAATGCATAAGACGCTGCTGCTTCGTTCCAAGGCGGCCAAAATCTTCCGCGATTTCCTCGATGGTGAAGGCTTCCTCGATATCGAGACGCCAATTCTGACCAAGAGCTCGCCGGAAGGCGCGCGCGACTATCTGGTGCCAAGCCGGGTGCATGAAGGTGAGTTCTTCGCCCTTCCGCAGTCGCCGCAAATCTACAAGCAGCTGCTCATGGTAGGCGGTGTGGAGCGCTACTATCAGATCGCCCGCTGCTTCCGCGACGAAGACCTGCGCGCCGACCGCCAGCCGGAGTTCACCCAGGTCGACATCGAGACCTCGTTCCTGTCCCAGGAGGACCTGCTCTCCATGATGGAGCGCCTGATGCAGCGCCTGTTCAGAGAGACGGTCGGCGTCGAACTGGCGCTTCCGTTCCAGCGCCTGACTTATGCTGAAGCGATGGGCAAATACGGCTCGGACAAGCCGGACCTGCGTTTTGGCCTTGAGTTGATCGAAATGAACGACATCGTAGCCGGCAGCGGCGTGAAGGTGTTCGCATCCGTTATTGAAAAAGGCGGCGAAGTGAAGTGCCTGAACGCCAAGGGCTGCGGCACATGGACACGTAAGGAAATCGACGACCTCGGACCGTTCGCGGCCCGCTACGGAGCCAAAGGCCTTGCCTGGATTCAGGTCAAGGAAGGCGAATTCCGCGGCCCGATCGTGAAGTTCTTCACCGAGGAGGAAATCGCCAAGGTGAAGGAGCGCACGGGAGCCGAGGAGGGCGACCTGCTGCTGTTCTCCGCCGACACGAAGAAGATCGTAGCGGACGTTCTCGGCGCGCTTCGCCTGCGGATCGGCCGCCAGCTTGGCCTGATCGACGACAGTGTGTACAAATTCGCCTGGGTCACCGACTTTCCGCTGCTTGGATATGACGAGGATCAGAAGCGCTACGTGGCCGAGCATCATCCGTTCACTCGTCCGCGCGAGGAAGACATCGCCCTGTTCGACACCGATCCGGGTGCGATTCGCGCTCAGGCTTACGACATCGTGCTGAACGGTTACGAAGTCGGCGGCGGCTCCATGCGTATCTACAAGCGTGACGTGCAGGAGAAGATGTTTAATGCGATCGGTCTTTCTCCGGAAGAGGCTCAGGACAAATTCGGGTACCTGCTGGATGCGTTTGAATACGGCACGCCGCCTCACGGCGGCATCGCCTTCGGCTTTGACCGTCTGGTCATGCTGCTGGCTGGCCGCAGCAATCTGCGTGAGACGATCGCCTTCCCGAAGACGGCCAGCGCAACCGACCTGCTGATGAACGCTCCTTCCGAAGTCGAAACTTCGCAATTGGAGCAGCTGCATATCAAGGTGGCGCGAAAGCCTGTTGAAGCAAAATAA
- a CDS encoding carbohydrate ABC transporter permease codes for MIQHRKFAALLSLIGMGFGQIYNRQMIKGILLFCVHLAAIAVGMALPRAVWGLVTLGEQADHLEKVGKVYVNVRGDHSIFLMIEGMIVILAMFILIAVYIANVRDAYNVGKMREQGLPSPGFKDTLHDLGGVKFPQMVISLPLLLVVFFTVMPILFMLLLAFTNYSAPNYIPPAKLVSWIGFEGFKDIFTIKAWNQTFFGVAFWTLVWTICATLTTFAGGFAAALMVQKQGIRFKGFWRTLFIIPYAIPQFISLLIMRNMFNGEFGPINQYLSYFGLGGLPWLTDPFWAKFTVIIVNIWIGFPISMLMIIGILSTISKDLYEAAEIDGATPLQQFNAITFPSVMFSFGPLLVMSFAGNINNFNLIYLLTNGNPANPKYQSAGSTDILITWLYKLTMDSGKYNFASIIGIFIFIIIASFAISNVRRTKAFKEEDDYR; via the coding sequence ATGATCCAGCATCGAAAATTTGCAGCGTTGTTATCGCTCATCGGTATGGGGTTTGGTCAAATATATAATCGTCAAATGATAAAAGGCATTCTATTATTCTGCGTTCATCTGGCAGCTATTGCGGTAGGAATGGCATTGCCCAGGGCCGTTTGGGGACTTGTAACCTTGGGAGAGCAGGCGGATCACCTTGAGAAAGTGGGCAAGGTTTACGTGAATGTCCGCGGAGACCATTCGATATTCCTCATGATCGAAGGCATGATTGTCATTTTAGCCATGTTTATTCTGATTGCGGTTTATATAGCAAATGTTAGGGATGCCTACAACGTCGGCAAAATGCGTGAACAGGGACTGCCTTCACCTGGTTTTAAGGATACACTTCACGATCTCGGCGGTGTCAAGTTTCCGCAAATGGTTATTTCCCTTCCGCTTTTGCTCGTTGTTTTCTTTACCGTCATGCCGATTCTTTTCATGCTTTTGCTCGCATTTACGAATTATTCCGCTCCGAATTATATCCCTCCGGCTAAGCTCGTAAGCTGGATCGGATTCGAAGGCTTCAAGGATATTTTCACGATCAAAGCATGGAATCAAACGTTCTTTGGGGTAGCGTTCTGGACGCTCGTATGGACGATCTGTGCGACGCTGACTACTTTTGCAGGCGGGTTTGCGGCTGCTTTGATGGTTCAGAAACAGGGAATTCGCTTTAAAGGCTTCTGGCGGACACTCTTTATTATTCCTTATGCGATTCCCCAATTCATTTCACTCCTGATCATGAGAAATATGTTCAATGGAGAATTCGGGCCGATTAATCAATATTTGTCTTATTTTGGTCTAGGTGGTCTGCCTTGGTTAACGGATCCATTTTGGGCAAAATTTACGGTGATTATCGTCAACATCTGGATTGGTTTCCCGATTTCCATGCTGATGATAATAGGTATTCTATCGACGATCTCGAAAGATTTATACGAAGCTGCCGAAATTGACGGGGCGACTCCGCTGCAGCAATTTAATGCAATCACTTTTCCGTCCGTTATGTTTTCCTTTGGTCCTCTGCTCGTAATGTCCTTCGCGGGCAACATTAACAATTTCAATCTGATCTATCTGCTCACGAACGGGAATCCGGCTAATCCGAAATATCAATCGGCAGGCAGCACGGACATTTTGATCACATGGCTGTATAAATTGACGATGGACAGCGGCAAATACAATTTTGCATCGATTATCGGCATTTTTATCTTCATTATTATTGCGTCCTTCGCCATTTCCAATGTCCGCCGTACGAAAGCATTTAAGGAGGAGGATGACTACAGATGA
- a CDS encoding LacI family DNA-binding transcriptional regulator, whose product MHNKVSIKDIARIANVSIATVSNVINGKGRVSPKTVSKVNKIIQDMHFVPSASARSLKDMNSHLIAVVVPFLEKGMLQDNPFYWELVRGVESGARHHEVQVILLGIDENEDFSFVKQRHLDGLIVVGVFEHTLAFQKLLDLGIPCVFLDSHLSNPDFHQIDLDDEAGGYLGTRHLIGLGHKVIGVLTGKLEEGGVNYYRHQGYLRALRESGIEAGPELVFEEAPSIRGGYQVAQRLGSYKPKISAIFAFSDVSAIGLIRGLHDIGLSVPADLSVVGFDDINYSAYMIPSLTTIRQDIVSKGQIAVKMLLDQINGTGLTDKKSVKIPVSLSVRQSSIVNMI is encoded by the coding sequence ATGCACAACAAAGTGTCGATCAAAGATATCGCCCGAATTGCAAACGTCTCCATTGCTACTGTGTCTAATGTTATTAACGGAAAGGGCAGAGTATCTCCCAAGACAGTAAGCAAGGTTAACAAAATCATTCAGGATATGCATTTTGTGCCCAGTGCATCCGCTAGAAGCCTGAAGGATATGAATTCTCATCTGATTGCAGTTGTAGTGCCTTTTTTGGAAAAGGGAATGCTTCAGGACAATCCTTTCTATTGGGAGCTTGTTCGAGGGGTTGAGAGCGGCGCACGCCATCATGAGGTTCAGGTTATATTGCTGGGAATTGATGAGAACGAAGATTTTTCTTTTGTGAAACAGCGCCATTTGGACGGCCTGATCGTTGTCGGCGTTTTCGAGCATACCTTGGCCTTTCAGAAATTGCTGGACTTAGGTATTCCATGCGTATTTCTGGACAGTCATTTATCCAATCCTGATTTCCATCAGATTGATCTTGATGATGAAGCCGGCGGATATCTGGGAACGAGGCATCTGATTGGTCTAGGACATAAAGTGATCGGAGTGCTTACCGGTAAATTGGAGGAAGGCGGGGTTAATTATTACCGTCACCAAGGTTACTTGAGAGCGTTAAGAGAATCAGGGATTGAAGCCGGTCCGGAACTGGTATTTGAAGAAGCGCCGTCCATTCGAGGCGGATATCAGGTTGCCCAGAGGCTGGGAAGCTATAAGCCCAAAATCAGTGCGATCTTTGCCTTCTCCGATGTATCGGCCATTGGCTTGATTCGAGGGTTGCACGATATCGGCCTGTCTGTTCCGGCGGATCTGTCCGTAGTCGGATTTGACGATATCAATTATTCCGCCTACATGATCCCGTCACTTACAACCATTCGTCAAGATATCGTATCCAAAGGGCAAATCGCGGTCAAAATGCTGCTGGATCAAATTAACGGAACCGGTCTGACAGACAAAAAATCCGTAAAAATTCCTGTAAGCCTTTCTGTAAGACAGAGCAGTATAGTTAATATGATATAG
- a CDS encoding sugar ABC transporter permease, whose amino-acid sequence MTTSKRNFSMGNLFCYLGLIILAVACVYPALWVVMSSFRPGNALYSDQLIPSSYTLQHYRDLFDKYPFGQWFLNTFKVAFFTMIFSTILVTITGYVFSRFRFKGRKQMMLGLLVIGMFPGFMSMIAVYILLMQLQLLNTHLSLILVYSAGAPMGYLYVKSYFDTIPQSLVDAAKIDGAGHLTVFRRIILPLSKPMLVFIGLTSFSGGFVDFIFANMVLSTPEKQTLAVGLFRIVQGRSATEFTMFAAGCVLVAVPLTLLFVFLQRYLVEGLMAGADKG is encoded by the coding sequence ATGACAACATCGAAGCGTAATTTCAGTATGGGCAATCTATTCTGCTACCTCGGATTAATTATTCTCGCAGTTGCCTGCGTATACCCGGCATTATGGGTCGTCATGTCCTCTTTCCGTCCGGGAAATGCCTTGTATAGCGATCAGTTGATTCCGTCATCGTATACGCTGCAGCATTATCGTGATCTATTCGACAAATACCCTTTTGGACAATGGTTTCTGAATACGTTTAAAGTTGCCTTCTTTACGATGATATTCAGCACGATCCTGGTGACGATCACGGGTTATGTATTTTCGCGATTTCGTTTTAAAGGCCGTAAACAAATGATGCTTGGTCTGCTCGTAATCGGGATGTTCCCTGGATTTATGAGTATGATTGCGGTCTATATATTGCTGATGCAGCTTCAGCTGCTGAATACTCACCTGTCGCTGATTTTGGTCTATTCGGCCGGAGCGCCTATGGGATATTTGTACGTGAAAAGCTATTTCGATACGATTCCGCAGAGCTTGGTAGATGCCGCAAAAATAGATGGAGCTGGGCATTTAACCGTATTCAGACGGATCATACTTCCGCTCTCCAAACCGATGCTGGTCTTTATCGGGCTTACTTCCTTCAGCGGCGGGTTCGTTGATTTTATTTTTGCCAACATGGTGTTAAGCACGCCGGAGAAACAGACGCTTGCTGTCGGCCTGTTCCGTATCGTACAAGGAAGGTCAGCGACGGAGTTCACGATGTTCGCTGCCGGCTGTGTTCTGGTCGCTGTGCCGCTCACGCTGTTGTTTGTTTTCCTGCAGCGCTATTTGGTTGAAGGGCTTATGGCCGGAGCGGATAAAGGTTAG
- the hisS gene encoding histidine--tRNA ligase → MAKERIEKPTGTQDFLPGAVERWQFVEEKARDLCRRFNYREIRTPMFEHTELFERGVGETTDIVEGEMYNFKDKGGRDLALRPEGTAGVVRAYVQNKLYGEPDVSKLYYIGPMFRYERPQAGRYRQFHQFGVEAFGAVDPAIDAEVISLGYQFCKDLGLQGVRVEINSVGNIPSRAAYREKLLGFLRPMKDSLCSDCQRRMERNPLRVLDCKVDQDKFTDAPSILDSLDEECTEHFAKVRSHLEAMGVDYSVNTRLVRGLDYYTHTAFEYKAAGIGSIDTVGGGGRYNGLVAEIGGPDQPGIGLGIGLERILLILEHQKIETGAVKPLDVYLVALGEEAEAEITKQLYLLRSQGFSAERDYLGRKMKAQLKSADRMSARFTAILGEEELQRGEIALKYMATGEQRTVKLVNLGEVLAEQA, encoded by the coding sequence TTGGCTAAAGAGAGAATCGAGAAGCCGACCGGAACGCAGGATTTCCTGCCCGGTGCGGTGGAGAGATGGCAGTTCGTCGAAGAAAAGGCCAGAGATCTGTGCCGGCGCTTCAATTACCGCGAAATTCGCACTCCGATGTTTGAGCATACAGAGCTGTTCGAGCGCGGCGTTGGCGAAACGACCGATATCGTGGAAGGCGAAATGTACAACTTCAAGGACAAGGGCGGCCGGGATCTGGCGCTGCGTCCGGAAGGAACGGCCGGCGTTGTCCGGGCCTATGTGCAGAACAAGCTGTATGGGGAGCCAGATGTCAGCAAGCTGTACTATATTGGACCGATGTTCCGTTATGAGCGTCCACAGGCGGGCCGGTACCGCCAGTTCCACCAGTTCGGGGTTGAGGCATTCGGAGCTGTTGATCCGGCGATCGACGCGGAGGTCATCTCCCTCGGTTACCAATTCTGCAAGGACCTCGGTCTGCAGGGTGTCCGGGTGGAGATCAACTCGGTCGGCAATATTCCGAGCCGCGCGGCTTACCGCGAGAAGCTGCTCGGCTTCCTGCGTCCGATGAAGGACAGCCTGTGCAGCGACTGCCAGCGCCGCATGGAGCGCAACCCGCTGCGCGTGCTGGACTGCAAGGTCGATCAGGACAAGTTCACGGACGCGCCGTCCATTCTGGACAGCCTGGACGAGGAATGCACCGAGCACTTCGCCAAAGTGCGAAGCCACCTGGAAGCGATGGGCGTTGATTATTCGGTCAATACCCGCCTTGTTCGCGGGCTCGACTATTACACGCACACGGCCTTTGAATACAAGGCGGCCGGCATCGGGTCCATTGACACCGTCGGCGGAGGCGGACGGTACAACGGCCTGGTCGCCGAGATCGGCGGACCGGACCAGCCGGGCATCGGCCTTGGCATCGGGCTCGAACGGATTCTCCTGATTCTGGAGCATCAGAAGATCGAGACAGGAGCGGTCAAGCCGCTCGATGTGTATCTGGTAGCGCTCGGCGAGGAAGCCGAGGCAGAGATTACGAAGCAGTTGTATCTGCTGCGCAGCCAAGGCTTCTCGGCGGAGCGCGATTATCTGGGCCGCAAAATGAAGGCGCAGCTTAAATCCGCCGACCGGATGTCGGCGCGCTTCACCGCCATTCTGGGCGAGGAAGAGCTGCAGCGGGGCGAAATCGCCCTGAAGTATATGGCGACCGGCGAGCAGCGGACCGTCAAGCTGGTGAATCTGGGCGAAGTGCTGGCGGAGCAGGCATAA
- a CDS encoding alpha-glycosidase produces the protein MQLEAVYHRSNDCWAYGYNERTVHVRIRTKRADIEKIEVLYGDKCKPWGDMQMKQMELLASDELHDYWQAEVNPPYGRLAYGFLLTEGEEHIWFTEIGFDQAMPKEHLGLFEFPFLHPIDLQSPPEWVKNAVFYQIFPERFANGDKANDPAGTLEWGGKPEYRNFFGGDLQGVIDHLDYLVELGITVIYLNPIFEAPGNHKYDTQDYMKIDPHFGTAETLRKLVSAAHKRGIRIILDGVFNHCGVTWPPFQDVVKNGPNSRYYHWFHIQEWPLHEVDGIPTYKTFAFEQTMPKLNTANPEVRDYFLQVGRYWIEETDMDGWRLDVANETDHAFWRAFSKEVKEVKPDAYILGEVWHDGMKFLQGDQFHGVMNYPVSNAILDFFVFHHGDAHSFASRLGRYLARYPQQVNEASFNHLDTHDTVRLLTLCKNDKAKMKLAAAFQFTFVGAPSIYYGDEIGLDGHFDPDNRKCMIWEEEKQDKDLLSFYKKCIKLRKIHPALISGTFRIISADKGSSLLIYERKKVEDQLIIAMNASPTPARVAVSLPAGEWATADLSGNSSHNGKKYQDEYWTELGPYGFCILEKKGNMM, from the coding sequence ATGCAATTAGAAGCTGTTTATCACAGGTCCAATGATTGTTGGGCTTATGGATATAATGAGCGTACGGTTCATGTGCGGATTCGTACGAAGAGAGCGGATATCGAGAAAATTGAAGTGCTTTACGGAGACAAATGCAAGCCGTGGGGAGATATGCAGATGAAGCAGATGGAATTGCTGGCCTCTGACGAGCTTCATGACTATTGGCAGGCTGAGGTAAATCCGCCTTACGGCAGATTGGCTTATGGCTTTCTTCTGACAGAGGGCGAGGAACATATCTGGTTTACGGAGATAGGCTTTGATCAAGCGATGCCGAAGGAGCATTTAGGCTTGTTCGAGTTCCCTTTCCTGCATCCGATTGATCTGCAAAGTCCTCCGGAGTGGGTGAAAAACGCGGTGTTTTACCAAATCTTTCCCGAGCGCTTTGCCAATGGCGATAAAGCGAATGATCCCGCAGGGACGCTGGAGTGGGGCGGCAAGCCGGAATATCGCAACTTCTTTGGCGGCGATTTGCAGGGAGTCATTGATCATCTGGATTACTTGGTTGAGCTCGGAATAACGGTTATTTATTTAAATCCTATATTCGAAGCGCCGGGCAACCACAAATATGACACACAGGATTATATGAAAATTGACCCGCATTTCGGGACCGCTGAAACGTTAAGGAAACTGGTATCCGCTGCTCATAAACGGGGAATTCGCATAATTCTGGATGGAGTGTTCAACCACTGTGGCGTGACGTGGCCGCCATTTCAGGACGTTGTAAAGAACGGGCCGAATTCCAGATATTATCATTGGTTTCATATTCAGGAGTGGCCCCTTCACGAGGTGGATGGGATCCCTACCTACAAAACGTTTGCGTTTGAACAGACGATGCCAAAGCTGAATACCGCCAATCCGGAGGTGCGCGATTATTTCCTTCAGGTCGGCCGCTATTGGATTGAAGAGACGGATATGGACGGATGGCGGCTGGATGTGGCTAACGAAACCGACCATGCATTCTGGAGAGCATTTTCCAAAGAGGTAAAAGAAGTGAAGCCGGATGCTTACATTTTGGGCGAGGTATGGCATGATGGGATGAAGTTCCTGCAAGGGGATCAATTCCACGGAGTTATGAACTATCCAGTTTCGAATGCCATTCTCGATTTCTTTGTATTTCACCATGGGGACGCGCACTCTTTTGCCTCCAGGTTGGGAAGGTATTTGGCAAGATATCCGCAGCAAGTGAACGAAGCCTCTTTCAATCATTTGGATACCCATGATACGGTCCGCTTGCTGACCTTATGTAAGAATGACAAAGCGAAGATGAAGCTGGCTGCAGCTTTTCAGTTCACATTTGTAGGGGCGCCCAGTATTTATTATGGCGATGAAATTGGACTGGACGGCCATTTCGACCCGGATAATCGCAAATGCATGATCTGGGAGGAGGAGAAACAGGATAAGGACTTGCTATCTTTCTATAAAAAGTGTATAAAACTACGTAAAATTCATCCCGCACTTATTTCAGGAACTTTCAGAATAATCTCTGCTGATAAAGGGTCCTCGCTGCTGATATATGAACGCAAGAAGGTTGAGGATCAGCTGATTATAGCGATGAACGCCTCGCCAACACCGGCTCGGGTCGCCGTTTCTTTACCGGCTGGGGAATGGGCGACGGCGGATTTGTCAGGAAATAGCTCGCACAACGGTAAGAAATATCAAGATGAATATTGGACTGAGCTTGGTCCTTATGGATTTTGTATTTTAGAGAAAAAAGGAAACATGATGTGA
- a CDS encoding HAD family hydrolase, translated as MYKTVIFDLYGTLINIHTDESDEQLWQTLSFHFRYSGVPIEAQELFREFHEEIGRQMSCPKTPCEFPDFVMEETFEAIAARKGVKLGRAWAEETVRWLRLLSMRRLELYDGVEETLLALREKGCKLYLLSNGQKTFVEAELRVLGLDKLLDGIAISSEAGISKPDPLFFGYLADTYGADLSSAVMIGNDHTTDVEGARRAGIDAIYIHSNSSPDATEVDCKYQIWDGDFRRILDFV; from the coding sequence ATGTACAAGACAGTCATTTTCGATTTATACGGAACGTTGATCAATATTCATACTGATGAGAGTGATGAGCAGCTCTGGCAGACCTTAAGCTTTCATTTCCGGTATAGCGGAGTGCCCATCGAAGCTCAGGAACTGTTCCGCGAATTTCATGAAGAGATCGGCCGGCAGATGAGCTGCCCGAAGACGCCTTGCGAATTCCCCGATTTCGTAATGGAGGAGACGTTCGAGGCGATTGCAGCCCGCAAAGGCGTCAAGCTCGGCAGAGCCTGGGCGGAGGAAACCGTCCGTTGGCTGCGCCTCTTGTCCATGCGGCGGCTTGAGCTATACGACGGAGTTGAGGAAACACTTCTCGCGCTCCGCGAAAAGGGCTGCAAGCTGTATCTGCTCTCGAACGGGCAGAAGACGTTTGTCGAAGCGGAACTGCGGGTGCTTGGACTGGACAAGCTGCTTGACGGCATCGCCATTTCGTCCGAAGCGGGCATCAGCAAGCCAGACCCGCTGTTCTTCGGATATCTGGCGGATACTTACGGAGCCGACCTGTCTTCAGCAGTTATGATCGGCAACGATCATACAACCGATGTGGAAGGCGCGCGCCGGGCAGGCATCGATGCGATCTATATTCATTCGAACAGTTCGCCGGACGCAACGGAGGTCGATTGCAAATACCAGATATGGGACGGAGATTTCCGGCGGATTCTGGATTTTGTATAG
- a CDS encoding type 1 glutamine amidotransferase domain-containing protein — protein sequence MSKVAFLLASQFEDSEMKVPYEAVKEAGHEAVVIGLKKDETLKGKRGEASYTADKAISEVKAADYDAVVIPGGSSPEGLRSDPGILNFVKEFNSAGKPIAAICHGPQILISAGLLKGRTITSYPPLKDDMVNAGATFKDEEVVVDQNFITSRTPKDEPAFVRELLQSLKVSVSSQN from the coding sequence ATGAGTAAAGTAGCTTTTCTGCTGGCAAGTCAGTTTGAAGATTCCGAAATGAAGGTTCCGTACGAAGCCGTTAAAGAGGCTGGCCATGAGGCCGTTGTTATTGGATTGAAAAAAGACGAAACCCTAAAAGGCAAAAGAGGCGAAGCCTCTTATACAGCTGACAAGGCCATCTCCGAAGTGAAAGCGGCCGATTATGATGCGGTGGTGATCCCGGGAGGTTCTTCCCCTGAAGGACTGCGGTCAGACCCCGGCATTCTGAATTTTGTCAAGGAATTCAACTCGGCGGGCAAACCGATTGCAGCCATCTGCCACGGCCCGCAAATTCTGATCAGCGCGGGCTTGCTGAAAGGCCGGACGATCACTTCCTACCCTCCGCTTAAGGACGATATGGTGAACGCGGGAGCAACCTTCAAGGATGAAGAGGTGGTAGTGGATCAAAATTTCATTACTTCGCGCACACCGAAAGACGAACCTGCTTTCGTTCGCGAGCTGCTCCAGTCGCTTAAGGTTTCGGTATCATCACAAAACTAA